The following nucleotide sequence is from Callithrix jacchus isolate 240 chromosome 12, calJac240_pri, whole genome shotgun sequence.
AGTAAAAATTTCATACGGACTAGCATTAATTAGAAAATTGGACTAGGTATTCCCCAAGTCCCCTTCAGACCTCGATATTCTGTGGTTCTTACATATTTAAGCTTTCCCAAGTGACTTCGCATACTCTCAGTTACTATGTAACTGTGAAGTCGAATAGGGGAttcatattatctcatttaactccTGGAGGAGTGGTTCATGCAAAGAATAATATtaactggggggtggggggagtagtTAGTGTTCTTATCTCATATCTAGATCTTAATAGAAGTAATTCTGATACCTACTTTTTCTAATTCCTAGAGACAGAATAATGTAGTAGTTAAAAACTTGGACTCTGGAGTCAAACTGCCTTGTTTTAAAAACTGGCTCCTCTACTTATTAGCGTCATAACcctggcaagttacttaacctctctgtaaaCTGGGAATAATAAATAACAGTAGTTATCTCCTAGGTCTTTAGGATTAAGAGTGAATTTAGGTAAAGCACTGAAAAcgtcaacaataaaaataatgtaaattacaTAGTACGAACTGGTAGGTGTTAATTATTACTAAAAGAATGGCTTCAATCCTAAGAGGAACAAATGACTcatggtgctttaaaaaaaatgaaaggccaAGTTATCTTTAAGCTTTTCAAAATGAAGGaggaatttaaaacaacaacaacaacaacgctTTTTCTCCCTACCACCTTTCACTTGCTAGCTTCCCCTCTGAATTCAGAGGTTCTTAACCGGAAGGTGTAGAAGCCTCTGACTTAGGTGGAAACAGCTGAGGCAATGTATTTTCCTTACCATAATGTTTATGATCTGTCATCATCACCAGCTGCTGAACTTTTTTTCAGGTTGGACGGCAATTAGAAGCTGAGCAGGCCTACAAGTACACGAAAAAGGTATGACACAGATGCCTGTCATTTGCCTGCCCCATGTGGTGGGAAATTAGGAGGGAGGTACTGGCTTAATTCAGGACtttcacattgttaatattttttctagagGCTTTTCTTGCCATCTTTGCAATTATCAATGGGCTGCTGGGTTTGTAATAATAACCTTCATATTGCCATGGATGATCTTTCTTCCAGCTCTTTAGAGAGAATATGTAATAGTTAATAGAAAGATAGCCTGGGAGTCAGTCAACCTGAATTATGATTCTGGTTTTGCCATTAACTTACTGTGTTGATAATATTGtgagcttcatttttctcatgtgtaaaatatAGGGGTTGGTCTAGTctaggggtcagcaaactttttctataaaaggcAAAATAGGAAATTTTGGGGGATTTGTAGGCCAAACAGTTTGTTGCAACTACTAAACTCTGCACTTGTAGTACAAAAGCAGCTACAGATAATACATAAGTgaatggctgtgttccaatagaATTTTACTTACAAAAAACAGGTAGTGAGCTGGATTTGGCTCATGAACAGCCCCTGGTCTGTTTTATCagttacatataaatacatattttgagacagaatctcgcactgttgcccaggctggagtgtaatagcacaatctcagttcactgcaacctccacctctgggttcaagcaattcttgtgcccgagccacccaagtagctgggattacaggcatgtgccaccacactcagctgattttttgtatttttaatatagacagggttttgctatgttggccaggctagtcttgaactcctggtctcaagtgatctgcccacctcagcctcccaaagtgttggaattacaggcgtgagccactgcgcccagcctgttctaTTAGTTATGAATCCGAAGTAACTTGAAAGACAGTGGTTTAAACAAATTAGTGTTTTTTCATCTAATGAAAAGTCCAAGGCTGGTACCACAGCTCCATAATGTCATCAGGGACCCAGCCTCTTCTTTGTGCTCCACCAATTGTAGCATGCAGTTTCTATCCCTCACAGTTGCAAGACAGCCAATGTAGCTTGCTGTCATGTCCATGttttcaggcaagataaagaacaATAAGGAAAAGAGGCCATGCTACTTCCCTTTCCTTTAAATGACTTTCCCTAAATAAAGGGCTTCTCCAGGTGTTCTACCCAATGACTTTAGTTTCATTAGGCCACAGTTGGTCATATGACTACCTCTAGCTGCATTGGGAGCAGGAAAATGTGGCTTTTTAGCTGATAGCATTGCTGccttaaaaatacattaagattTTGTTAGTAAGAAAGAATGGGTATTCAGTAGGCTCCTAGATGTCTCTACTACATATCTAGATTCTAAAACTAAAACCAGATCGAATACAAGCCTATTTCTCCGATTCCCTGCTGTCATTTGCCAAATGGGAATACTACACATTAGCCAAGAGATGCTGGTAATAAtgtgaacactttttaaaaataaaaaaagtaaactttaatCAAGTTATCTTAAGTAAAAATGTACAGATCATGACTGTTCATAGTgcttgatgaattttcacaaagtaaACATATCCATGTATCCAAGACAAGGTTTTAAGGTCTTCTAGTGGAGTTTTCATGAAGTAGGGAATAAAGAGCTAACTCCATCCCAGGGAACTATGTTCTTTAGCTGTAGTCCCACAAAAGAGAGGTCTTCAAAGCCACATAAAGTATATCATCTATGACAagtgtttttccctttcttcctctttcatgtAGCTGAAATTGAAAGATGAGGCCCTGCTTGCAGAGATCCACACAGTACAGGAAACCGTTGGCTTTGGAAATCCATCTTTCTGATACTTCTCCAGCTGAACAATTTTCTATATGAGACTCTGAGTTCCTTTCCTTCTCAGAGAGTTTCACACCATATGAAGCCTGGAAATGGGCTGCTGGGTTTGTAATAATAACCTACAAAAGAATCTTCACCATAAATAGAGACCCATTCATTTCTTTCCATTGGTTGTGTTACTGGATGTTTTACTGGTTGATAAGAAACTGGGTcacaataaagatgaaaatatgaaACTCAAAATTCATCAGTGTGGTTCTGGAGTTAACGTATACTGAGTTACATATAGGTATTATATAAATAGCTATATATAGTGTAATTGCTCTAATAATTATATGACACATGTATAACAAAATGTGTATACTGGGGTCATTATTAGGATTTCTGATGAAAGTTTATTGGATCATTCCTGGAGAAAGTCAGCTGCTAAGATCTCTGGCCAGGTTCAGTCAACTGAAATAGAGGAATGAAGGCATCATTTTCAAAGGTGACCCTGGAGGAAGACTGCTATGCTGAGCCACTGTATTAGGGTAAAGAGCATATTAGCCCTTTGAAACTAACAGTGAACAAAAAAAGCTGAACAGGGAGGTCTTGGCTGAAGGTGGAGCTATGGACACCTCACCAAACACAGGCATTTTCATGGATATAAACCACTAGGGCTCTAGGGAGACAGCATTACCTTCATCACTGAGGCCATATACTAGGGCtacagatgttaaaaaaaaaaaaaaatcatacttcaCCTCTGCCCAGGATCACAGCATGGCAAATGCAGGAATGAcccctcctttatttttttaaggtgtgATTGCCTCGATAGGGGTGGGAGGatcagaggaggaaagggaactATGTTCTTTAGGGAGAGGTAAATGTTTTGGTTAAAGAGGATAAACTCTAGTCACTTATAATCCTTCTAGTCTCGGCCCTGACGCTACCTCCTCTGTGAAGTCGTCAGCAAGCATTAGTTTTGCCTTCTCTGCTCTACTTGCACTAAGCACTACAGATCGCCCTAGTTTCTCTGCTGTAATCTCACGGTCTCCCCAACGGACTGTGAGCTTCACGAGGAAGAGATAGCGCCCTTTCATATTTGCGTTCTCAGCGTTGCGCCCCGGTACCAAAGCGAGCAAGGTGGCTGGATGTTACAGCACTTCTCTTTGCGCGGCTGTTTCGCCCAACAATTCTGACTTCAGCAGTGACTCACAAGCCTGAGAGGAAGCGCACCGCCACCCCCGCCAGACACCACGAGAAACGCCTCTTTTGCAGCAGTTAAAGGTACGCTAGCGGTCACCGTGTTGCATCGTGGGAAGTGTAGGGCAGCAAGCGGAAGAGGCGGGGCGAGCGGATCACCGCTTCCAGAGTCGAGGCTTTCGGGCTTGGATAGTCGGGCGGTCAGGTGGCTTTCCGCCTGTCTCGTGTTTGTGTCGGTCCTCTGCCCAGCCAAGGCCGTATTGTTGGTGCGCGCGGGTAGCGGGCCGCTCCAAGGAGCCGCACCATGGTCCACCTCAGTGAGTCATTGGGCCCCCACGAGACGTTCCGGGCGGTCACGGGGCTCGGGAGTTCGGGGCCGGGTGAGGCAGTGGTCTCCCTGGCGCGATGGAGGGAACCCAAACCTGAAGCAGCCACACTACCTTACATTTGATCCTTCTCTCAGTTTTTTTCCCCCGCTTAATCACCGCTGAAAAATCCCCACCCCACTGAAGCCGCTAAGGTTCCgacaaggtcacagagctagtgaATGGCAAACCCATGCTGAGCGGGTTTGGGTATGAAGAGGAGATTGTTGCTGGCTGGAGTGGCCAAGAGGTGTTTCATAAAGAACAACAGTATCTAAGCTGAATTGACAGGAATGGATTGGAAGTGAGGACATTTCAGTGGAAAAAGGGAATTGTTCCGTCTGTGTCATTTTGCCCGTTTTGTGCTGTTCTTGTGTCCTAACCAGCTGTTTTTCTGCAGCTACTCTCCTCTGCAAGGCCTACCATGGAGGCCATTTAACCATCCGCCTTGCCCTGGGTGGCTGCGCCAACCGGCCCTTCTACCGCATTGTGGCTGCTCACAACAAGTGCCCCAGAGATGGCCGTTTCGTAGAGCAGCTGGGCTCCTATGATCCATTGCCCAACAGCCATGGAGAAAAACTCGTTGCCCTCAACCTAGACAGGATCCGTTATTGGATTGGCTGCGGGGCCCACCTCTCTAAGCCTATGGAAAAGCTTCTGGGTAACTCAGCTCTGGTCTTTCTTTATTGAGGGGATTTTAAACTGAAGTCAGCTCCAGGACAGTGGGTATAAGAATGATTtttcggccgggcatggtggctaacgcctgtaatcccaaaactttgggaggccgaggcaggcagatcacctgaggtcaagagtttcagaccagcctggccaacatagtgaaacctcatcgctactaaaaatgcgaaaaaataaattagctgggcgcggtggcgtgtgtctgtagtcccagctattggggagactgagacagaagaatcacttgaacccaggagggggagattgcagtgagccaagatcatgccactgcattccagtgtgggcgacagagggagactccatctcaaaaaaaaagaatgattttccttctctctaggTTGTCCAGGACTGAAGTGAGAGCTGAAGTTGTGATCTAATTGGCATTTTGAATCTGGAGACCCCATTTGTGGACTCCTTTGTAAGACATTTTGGGTGACtggtattttattctaaaaacagGAATAGTGTGTTTTGAATGGCCATCTGTTAGCTTATCTTTTTTAAAGGGGAATACTTTTAGGAAGTAGACATCCAGTGTCTCCTTGCCAGGGAGAAGTAGTACAGAGTTCGGCAAGTGAGGAGCATGGTTTACATCCATACAATGGGTCAGATCTCATCTCCGTTCTGCGAGACAAAGTTCCTAGGGAAGCATTGGCTTATACTGTGTTATAATtgaaaaatctgttgtttttaGGTCTTGCTGGCTTTTTCCCTCTGCATCCTATGATGATCACAGATGCTGAGAGACTGCGAAGGAAACGGGCACGTGAAGTCCTGTTAGCTTCTCAGAAAACAGATGCAGAAGCTACAGATACAGAAGCTACAGAAACATAAGTGAGCTGACTTAAAGGAGCATAGCAGTGGGAACAAGGTCAAGGTCCTCTTGAAACACTGCAGAGATCTTACTTTTGTTAGATTTGGAGTACAATAAATGGAGTATCCTGAGTTGCCCTTGCTCTTCTGGCCTGGCCTGCACAGGCCCCAGGGAGAGATTTCTGCTTGTGTGACATAGAGCTGGGTGTGGGTACTAACTAGCTTTTTTGGACTTTCTCTTGGGAAAGATAGTGGCTGTGGGAGGATTGGACTTTTGAATTGGGCTCTGGGTCTCCTGGACAACTTTACAATCTACTGGCTTCCAAGACTTCCTGCTTCAAAACCTCCAGCCAGATTATTCATGGCCCATTCAAATCTTCATGTTCTTCCCTTAAGTGCAAGAACAGTTACCTTTCTTACTGATTTTGTAATTGTAGAATTATATTGTCTTGCTTAAtgcatattcctttttttctgagacagaatcggtctcttgccaggctggagtgcagtggcgcgatcttggctcactgcaatctctgcctcccagcttcaagggattcttctgcctcagcctcccaagaagctgggattacaggcacccattaccacacccagctaatttttgtatttttagtagagacaggttttcatcatgttggccaggatgatctcgatctcctgaccttgtgatctgcctgccttggcctcccaaagtgctgagattacaggcgtgagccactgcatgcataAATATACAAAGGTAGATTGTTTTGCTTTTGGGCTAtaatctaccttttttttttagatagaatttcgctcttattacccaggctggagtgcaatgacatgatctcggctcaccgcaacctccgcctcctgggatcaagcagttctcctacctcagcctcccgagtagctgggactacaggctgcgccaccatgcccagctaagtttttgtatttttagtagagacggggtttcaccatgttgaccaggatggtctcaatctcttgacctagtgatccaccctcctcggcgtcccaaagtgctgggattataggtgtgagccaccatgcccggccaatctACCTTTTAAGAATGAGAAACTGCTGGGTTTAAGGGAGTTCAGAATGAATCAAGACTGAAACATTCAAATGTGGTTGTGGTTTCTGCATATATTATGGATGGGATCCTTCTGAGAATACTGGAATAGCGAATTTTGACACCAAGccaattcagctgtgaaccttattcttctacttttctttcttgctggTAATTTTATGGAGCAGGTTAAGAAAGTTGCTCTGTGTTGGGATAAACTCTGTACCAATAATTTTGAGAACCTGTGATGAGTGATGCATTTTACTTGTACCTTTTCCTTCCTACCTTGATGCCAGTAATGTATAAGGGATCTTTATAGTTTGAATgtatttgaataatttcagtatCCTTTAGCTCTACTTTTTTATTTGACTCAAATAAATAAGACCATTCATAGGTCTCAAATATTCTCATGTGTTTTAAAAGCCTGAAGTCAATGAGGTGAAACTCAACATCAATAATATgaagtaacttataaagaaataatgtaaagAAATCACTGgggcattggctcacacctgtaatctcagcactttgggaggctgaggtggaaggatcactggaagccagagttcaagaccagcctgggcaagacaccgtctccaaaaaatttaaaaattagctgggcatcgtggtgctcACTCAtagatccagctactcaggaggctgagtcacttgagcccaggaggccagtgCTACAGCAAACTATGATTGTTCACTACAGTATTGCCTGGGcgacagtaagaccctgtctcaaaaagaaaaaacattaggtAGTTTGGCTGGACCATAATAATTAATTTGATTTTCTGGTTTTCAAAAATGTGAGTTAcaataaaaga
It contains:
- the MRPS16 gene encoding small ribosomal subunit protein bS16m encodes the protein MVHLTTLLCKAYHGGHLTIRLALGGCANRPFYRIVAAHNKCPRDGRFVEQLGSYDPLPNSHGEKLVALNLDRIRYWIGCGAHLSKPMEKLLGLAGFFPLHPMMITDAERLRRKRAREVLLASQKTDAEATDTEATET